Proteins from a genomic interval of Piscinibacter sp. HJYY11:
- a CDS encoding amino acid--[acyl-carrier-protein] ligase → MYDIDNFYQGLVAHGLILPTGVRGGYGRGPVFEKILRGFNELVSRVAAPDGAEELMFPPIVARQLIEKVGYMNSFPQLAGSVHSFFGSETQAHEITARTQAGERWEDLLDITEVMLTPAACYPVYPIFSGLLPQGGRLVTVLNWVYRHEPSDEPTRLQSFRMREFIRVASSDEVVQWRNDWLQRALELLRGLGLDARSDIASDPFFGRAGKMMAANQLDQRLKFEILVPVISLEKPTAICSFNWHQEHFSGKFGIRNADESLASTACLGFGLERVTLALIKTHGFDPATWPQPVREALSL, encoded by the coding sequence ATGTACGACATCGACAACTTCTACCAGGGCCTCGTCGCCCACGGCCTCATCCTCCCCACCGGCGTGCGCGGCGGCTACGGGCGCGGGCCGGTGTTTGAGAAGATCCTGCGCGGCTTCAACGAGCTGGTGTCGCGCGTGGCGGCACCCGACGGCGCAGAAGAGCTGATGTTCCCGCCCATCGTGGCGCGCCAGCTGATCGAGAAGGTCGGCTACATGAACAGCTTTCCGCAGCTTGCGGGCTCGGTGCACAGCTTCTTCGGCAGCGAGACGCAGGCGCACGAGATCACCGCGCGCACCCAGGCGGGCGAGCGCTGGGAAGACCTGCTCGACATCACCGAGGTGATGCTCACGCCCGCGGCGTGCTACCCGGTCTACCCGATCTTCAGCGGCCTCTTGCCGCAAGGCGGCCGGCTGGTCACCGTGCTGAACTGGGTCTACCGCCACGAGCCCTCCGACGAGCCGACGCGCCTGCAGTCGTTCCGCATGCGCGAATTCATCCGCGTCGCCAGTTCCGACGAGGTGGTGCAGTGGCGCAACGACTGGCTGCAACGTGCCCTCGAGCTGCTGCGCGGCCTCGGGCTCGATGCGCGCAGCGACATCGCCTCCGATCCGTTCTTCGGACGCGCCGGCAAGATGATGGCGGCCAACCAGCTCGACCAGCGGTTGAAGTTCGAGATCCTCGTGCCCGTCATCTCGCTGGAGAAACCCACCGCCATCTGCTCGTTCAACTGGCACCAGGAGCACTTCTCGGGCAAGTTCGGCATCCGCAATGCCGACGAGTCGCTGGCAAGCACCGCCTGCCTGGGCTTCGGCCTCGAGCGGGTGACGCTCGCCCTCATCAAGACGCACGGCTTCGACCCGGCGACCTGGCCGCAACCGGTGCGAGAAGCCTTGTCGCTGTGA
- a CDS encoding acyl-CoA dehydrogenase family protein, which yields MSAPTSHFDSLLNATREISTSVATQHAADVDAQARFPSETIAALRAAGVLAAPVPQRFGGAGCSMQQLALLCATLGQGCGSSGMVLAMHYNQVACLVRHGAEDTFFAQYLRDIVSHQILLASMTSEVGTFGDTRSSVCAVERQGERFVLNKDATTGSYCAHADAILVTCRRDADAASSDQVLVLVKREDATLTQTTTWDTLGMRGTCSPGFRLESSGPAEQIVPGTFADISAQTMVPYSHILWSALWWGIAADAVARAAAYVRGEARKKPGTVPPTATRLAEVLTQLQAMRSQWQSLAQAFDDIADHPEAEQELSGMAWALRLNNLKIACSDAAPQIVHRALQILGVLGYKNDSPFSLGRHYRDVLSASLMISNERIAAKSASMLLVHKDTLGI from the coding sequence ATGAGCGCACCCACTTCCCATTTCGACAGTCTGCTCAACGCCACGCGCGAGATCAGCACCTCCGTCGCAACGCAACATGCGGCCGACGTGGATGCCCAGGCGCGCTTCCCCTCGGAAACGATCGCGGCGCTGCGCGCTGCCGGCGTGCTGGCCGCACCGGTTCCGCAGCGCTTCGGCGGCGCGGGCTGTTCGATGCAGCAACTGGCCCTCCTGTGCGCGACCCTCGGACAAGGCTGCGGCTCCAGCGGCATGGTGCTTGCCATGCACTACAACCAGGTCGCCTGCCTGGTGCGACATGGAGCCGAGGACACCTTCTTTGCACAGTACCTGCGTGACATCGTCAGCCATCAGATCCTGCTCGCGTCGATGACGTCGGAAGTGGGCACCTTCGGCGATACCCGTTCGAGCGTTTGCGCCGTCGAACGGCAGGGCGAGCGCTTCGTGCTGAACAAAGACGCGACCACTGGTTCGTACTGTGCCCACGCGGACGCCATCCTCGTGACCTGCCGCCGCGATGCCGACGCGGCCAGCAGCGACCAGGTGCTCGTGCTGGTGAAGCGTGAAGATGCCACGCTCACGCAGACCACCACCTGGGACACCCTGGGCATGCGCGGCACCTGCAGCCCCGGCTTCAGGCTCGAATCGTCGGGCCCCGCCGAGCAGATCGTGCCTGGCACCTTCGCCGACATTTCGGCGCAGACCATGGTGCCGTATTCGCACATCCTCTGGTCGGCACTGTGGTGGGGCATCGCGGCAGACGCGGTCGCGCGCGCCGCCGCCTACGTGCGCGGCGAGGCCCGCAAGAAGCCGGGCACCGTGCCGCCCACCGCCACGCGCCTGGCCGAAGTCTTGACGCAGTTGCAGGCGATGAGATCGCAATGGCAATCGCTGGCACAGGCCTTCGACGACATCGCCGATCACCCCGAGGCCGAGCAGGAACTGTCGGGCATGGCCTGGGCCCTGCGCCTGAACAACCTCAAGATCGCCTGCTCCGACGCCGCGCCGCAGATCGTGCACCGCGCGCTCCAGATCCTCGGCGTGCTCGGCTACAAGAACGACAGCCCGTTCAGTCTGGGCCGCCACTACCGCGACGTGCTGTCCGCGTCACTGATGATCTCGAACGAACGCATCGCCGCGAAGAGCGCGTCGATGCTGCTGGTACACAAGGACACGCTGGGCATCTGA